A genome region from Pseudomonas pergaminensis includes the following:
- a CDS encoding GIY-YIG nuclease family protein: MSVKQSLRDYEAALHVAPRRIVAEGQKWASDVPQDAGVYVLWRDATPLYVGETSSLRSRMRDLTRVENHTFARLTCRQFSIDVGDQPGLISILSKTYMLSFVLVPFGRKEVEEFLILRWRSTLFNKPTTRLMKGTQYDWVSEIVPSQKAL; encoded by the coding sequence ATGAGCGTTAAACAGTCACTCCGCGATTATGAAGCCGCCCTCCATGTCGCGCCGCGCAGAATCGTAGCGGAAGGCCAGAAATGGGCGAGCGACGTGCCACAGGATGCAGGTGTCTATGTTCTCTGGAGAGATGCCACCCCTCTCTACGTTGGAGAAACTTCATCTTTAAGGTCGCGAATGAGGGACTTGACTCGGGTCGAAAATCATACTTTCGCTCGGCTCACATGCAGGCAGTTCAGCATTGACGTTGGTGACCAGCCGGGATTGATCAGCATACTTTCGAAAACCTACATGCTTTCCTTCGTTTTGGTACCTTTTGGGCGAAAAGAAGTCGAGGAGTTTCTGATACTTCGGTGGCGTTCAACCCTTTTCAACAAGCCGACGACACGATTGATGAAGGGAACTCAATACGATTGGGTTTCTGAAATTGTACCCAGCCAAAAGGCTCTCTGA
- a CDS encoding AAA family ATPase — MLLTSVKVGPFRSINEQQTTEIDPQVTVLVGMNEAGKTVFLRALHKAKDALDKEKFDITEDYPRKDLLTYKRRHEESPEDAVILTYVIDDAEASEINAKIGCDIKAGFRFTVSRNYKNASSIGLSIPEAPILKNLATTVGLSEGAVAVLSKATSLREALLGLKGISLTNEADTEFVQGLETRVSGARADWSSVCTYEAWQLLSPQIPSFLYFSDYDLLPGKLNLKDLANRLAAASKDPANAHKQIEPKHQAVIALLRMAGVELDDFSNGTSYEELKAQIESVSINLTDQILEFWKQNEDLEVEIDIRPDASDAAPFNDGPNLYLRIKNKRHRGVTTPFDQRSRGFIWFFSFLVWFDSVQQQLSVVGSTTSKNLVLLLDEPALALHALAQSDFLRYIDDLAETHQVIYTTHSPFMVNSDRLYQVRVVEDKPRQGTVISSNLSGSDSKTIFPLQAALGWNIAQNLFIAERNLLVEGISELTVLQAMSRAVEETGGVGLDPQITIVPVGGLSNVATFVSLLGGNGLAFAVLHDYSGKSDQKLDAMVQQKLLNQKQVFNFSQFKNLGADEAVAVATDLEDLLDPKAYLEHFNEVYSKALAGTVLKLEDLPQADRIVQRIEKQLISSQVSVRPTPGYNHFAVAAAYVAVPPKKISKDVIQRFSKLFETINQALS, encoded by the coding sequence ATGCTGTTGACATCTGTAAAGGTTGGCCCTTTCCGCTCAATCAATGAGCAGCAAACAACTGAGATCGACCCCCAGGTCACTGTCTTGGTGGGGATGAATGAAGCCGGAAAGACGGTCTTTCTCAGAGCTTTACATAAAGCCAAGGATGCGCTGGACAAAGAGAAATTCGACATCACCGAAGACTATCCACGCAAAGACCTGCTGACATATAAGCGACGCCACGAGGAGTCGCCTGAAGACGCCGTCATTTTAACCTACGTAATCGACGACGCTGAGGCATCTGAAATCAACGCCAAAATCGGTTGTGACATAAAGGCCGGATTCAGATTCACAGTGTCACGTAACTACAAAAATGCTAGTTCAATTGGGTTGAGCATTCCCGAAGCGCCAATACTAAAAAACTTGGCAACTACCGTAGGGCTGAGCGAAGGTGCAGTAGCCGTCCTCAGCAAAGCCACTTCGCTGAGAGAAGCACTATTAGGCCTGAAAGGCATCAGCCTGACGAACGAGGCTGACACAGAATTCGTCCAAGGGCTCGAAACCCGTGTGAGCGGTGCCCGTGCGGACTGGTCGTCAGTATGTACCTACGAAGCTTGGCAGTTGCTATCACCCCAGATTCCTAGCTTTCTTTATTTCAGCGACTACGACCTTCTGCCTGGAAAACTCAATCTTAAAGATCTTGCGAATCGCTTAGCCGCCGCAAGCAAAGATCCGGCTAATGCCCACAAGCAGATCGAGCCAAAGCATCAAGCAGTGATCGCCCTACTACGCATGGCGGGAGTTGAACTGGACGACTTTTCGAATGGCACCTCCTATGAAGAACTGAAGGCACAGATCGAATCGGTATCGATCAACCTAACTGATCAGATTCTGGAATTCTGGAAGCAGAACGAAGACCTCGAAGTCGAGATCGATATTCGGCCTGATGCGTCAGATGCCGCCCCATTTAACGACGGGCCTAACCTCTACCTGCGGATCAAAAACAAAAGACATCGTGGAGTGACCACCCCATTCGATCAGCGCAGCCGAGGCTTCATCTGGTTCTTTAGCTTTTTAGTGTGGTTTGACAGCGTCCAGCAGCAACTCAGCGTGGTCGGCAGTACAACCAGTAAAAATCTTGTGCTGCTTCTGGACGAGCCGGCCCTGGCTCTGCATGCCCTCGCTCAGTCTGATTTTTTGCGTTACATCGACGATCTTGCTGAGACCCACCAGGTCATCTACACGACTCACTCACCGTTCATGGTGAATTCAGATCGCCTGTACCAAGTGAGGGTAGTGGAAGACAAGCCACGCCAAGGGACAGTGATTTCTTCTAACCTTTCCGGGTCGGATTCCAAGACAATTTTCCCACTGCAGGCCGCCCTAGGTTGGAATATTGCTCAAAACCTATTCATCGCCGAGCGAAACTTGCTGGTCGAGGGCATTTCGGAACTCACTGTACTCCAAGCGATGTCTAGAGCCGTCGAAGAGACTGGAGGAGTAGGACTTGATCCCCAAATCACGATCGTCCCCGTGGGGGGCTTGAGCAACGTAGCGACCTTCGTGTCACTCCTGGGAGGTAATGGGTTAGCATTTGCTGTTCTGCATGACTACAGCGGCAAGAGTGATCAGAAGCTCGACGCCATGGTGCAGCAAAAATTGCTAAATCAAAAACAAGTCTTTAATTTCTCACAATTCAAAAACCTAGGAGCGGACGAAGCGGTCGCTGTTGCCACCGACCTCGAGGATCTCCTAGACCCCAAAGCGTATCTCGAACATTTCAACGAGGTCTATTCCAAAGCTCTTGCTGGAACAGTCTTAAAACTGGAGGATCTGCCGCAAGCAGATCGGATCGTACAAAGGATTGAGAAGCAGCTGATAAGCAGTCAGGTCAGCGTTCGACCAACTCCTGGATACAATCATTTTGCAGTGGCTGCTGCTTATGTGGCGGTACCGCCTAAGAAGATCAGTAAAGACGTAATTCAGCGATTCTCGAAGCTTTTCGAGACGATCAACCAAGCATTGAGCTGA
- a CDS encoding DUF7660 family protein, with amino-acid sequence MSINLAELLKTVDDEQSFIGFIEALGMDFAEERLLEETSPSFAYGPGALGWENGSIDTFLDAAAAWATASSRSSPVSASRSNVWQRCAAILLAGKFYE; translated from the coding sequence ATGTCCATAAATCTTGCTGAGCTACTGAAAACCGTAGACGACGAACAATCATTCATCGGCTTCATTGAAGCTCTAGGTATGGATTTCGCCGAGGAGCGTTTGCTGGAGGAGACCTCTCCGTCGTTTGCCTATGGACCGGGGGCGTTGGGGTGGGAAAACGGCTCTATTGATACCTTTCTTGATGCTGCCGCAGCGTGGGCGACTGCCAGCTCACGCAGTTCCCCTGTGAGTGCCAGTAGATCAAACGTATGGCAACGCTGTGCGGCCATTTTGCTGGCTGGTAAATTTTATGAATGA
- a CDS encoding type II toxin-antitoxin system ParD family antitoxin, translated as MATRNVVLTPHQEQVIHDLVQSGRYQNASEVMREGLRLLEQRVAEDTAKIEALRQATSIGIMDLEQGRFTRLNEGDLEHYLEGLSLEATLPAREKH; from the coding sequence ATGGCGACGCGAAACGTTGTACTCACCCCTCACCAGGAACAGGTTATCCATGACCTGGTGCAGTCCGGCCGTTATCAGAATGCCAGCGAAGTGATGCGAGAAGGTTTGCGGCTATTGGAACAGCGCGTCGCCGAAGACACCGCCAAAATTGAGGCCCTGCGTCAGGCGACCTCTATCGGCATCATGGACCTTGAGCAAGGGCGCTTTACTAGGTTGAACGAAGGGGATCTGGAGCACTACCTCGAGGGCTTGAGCCTGGAGGCAACCCTACCCGCGCGCGAGAAACACTGA
- a CDS encoding AbiV family abortive infection protein encodes MKQTKLESYKGLLDCAQIAEGINASNANARRLATDAQTLLDAGSYATAASLAALAIEESGKASILRAIVLTVDDKALKLEWRRYRSHTSKNCHWIFADLVAKGAKHLSDLRPIYDDASDHPNVLDQVKQLGFYTDCLGAGAHWSVPADVIDVELATALVNSAKLFSQRSPVTEREIQLWVEHLKPVWNKDFQGMKQALVNCYSAMQVEGFQDEGHNKMEEFVLGPR; translated from the coding sequence ATGAAGCAAACCAAACTGGAATCCTACAAAGGGCTTTTGGATTGCGCCCAGATCGCAGAAGGAATCAATGCGTCAAACGCCAATGCCCGCCGATTGGCGACTGATGCCCAGACCCTGTTGGACGCGGGAAGCTATGCTACCGCTGCATCCCTTGCTGCTCTTGCCATCGAAGAATCTGGAAAAGCTTCCATCCTCAGAGCTATCGTCTTAACGGTAGATGACAAAGCATTGAAGTTGGAGTGGAGAAGGTACCGATCCCACACAAGCAAGAACTGTCACTGGATTTTCGCTGATCTAGTAGCAAAGGGTGCGAAGCACCTTAGTGATCTACGTCCAATCTACGATGATGCCTCCGATCATCCGAATGTATTGGATCAAGTAAAACAGCTGGGCTTCTACACCGATTGCCTAGGTGCGGGAGCTCATTGGTCAGTCCCCGCCGATGTCATCGACGTAGAACTTGCCACTGCTCTGGTGAACTCCGCCAAACTTTTCAGTCAACGGTCGCCAGTAACCGAGCGCGAAATCCAGCTATGGGTTGAGCACTTGAAACCGGTTTGGAACAAAGACTTCCAGGGAATGAAGCAAGCCTTGGTTAACTGCTACAGTGCCATGCAGGTCGAAGGCTTCCAAGATGAAGGCCACAACAAGATGGAAGAATTCGTTTTAGGTCCAAGGTAA
- a CDS encoding type II toxin-antitoxin system RelE/ParE family toxin, with translation MSQYRISNAARADIVDILRLSQTQFGDQARQRYQALILAALQAIADTPYRIGSYERGELAPGLRSYHLIYSRQQAKQPHGAVKSPRHIVFYRVASDDVIEVVRLLHDAMEVQLHLPND, from the coding sequence ATGTCGCAGTATCGGATTTCCAACGCGGCGCGCGCCGACATTGTCGACATCCTCAGGCTCTCCCAGACGCAGTTCGGCGATCAAGCACGCCAGCGGTATCAGGCGCTAATCCTCGCCGCGCTGCAAGCGATTGCCGACACGCCTTATCGCATTGGCAGCTACGAACGCGGTGAGCTGGCACCGGGCCTTCGCAGCTATCACCTCATCTATTCACGCCAGCAGGCCAAACAGCCCCATGGGGCGGTCAAAAGCCCACGCCATATCGTGTTTTATCGTGTAGCAAGCGACGACGTGATCGAGGTCGTCCGACTCCTTCATGACGCCATGGAAGTGCAATTGCACTTGCCTAATGACTGA
- a CDS encoding IS1182 family transposase, translating to MKRFIEGEARTQVTLLPECLDDYVAEENPVRVVDVFVDELDLGALGFEGVDPAATGRPACHPAVLLKIYIYGYLNRIQSSRRLEREAERNVELMWLTGRLAPDFKTIADFRKDNGKAIRSVCRQFVVLCRNLNLFSQSIIAIDGSKFKAVNNRDRNFTQGKVKARMQQIEQSIDRYLAAMDSADRATPEVAEAKAERLKEKIETLKQQMQKLKEIEAQLHDSPDQQISLTDPDARSMATSGRGTGTVGYNVQTAVDDKHHLIVAHEVTNVGNDRGQLSNMANQAREEIEAETLTVVADRGYYKGLEILACEQAGITTFVPKPLTSGSKAEGRFGKQDFIYLIASDEYRCPAGQLLTRRHSSMEDGMLLHCYYFSGCQSCSMQKQCTTGKERRVKRWEHEAVIDAMQVRLEHDPGKMKVRRQTVEHPFGTLKYWMGATHFLTKTLPRVSTEMSLHVLAYNLKRMMSIFGIVGLLEAIRT from the coding sequence ATGAAGCGATTTATTGAAGGTGAGGCTCGGACGCAAGTCACCTTGCTGCCGGAGTGTCTGGACGATTACGTAGCCGAAGAAAATCCAGTGCGTGTGGTCGATGTTTTCGTTGATGAACTCGACCTGGGCGCACTTGGTTTTGAGGGCGTCGATCCTGCCGCAACGGGTCGTCCGGCCTGTCACCCAGCGGTGTTGCTGAAGATCTATATCTACGGCTATCTCAATCGGATTCAGTCCAGCCGCCGGCTTGAGCGTGAGGCTGAGCGCAACGTCGAGTTGATGTGGCTAACGGGGCGTTTGGCTCCGGACTTCAAAACCATTGCCGACTTTCGCAAAGACAACGGCAAAGCCATTCGCAGCGTATGCCGCCAGTTCGTAGTGCTTTGCCGCAACCTCAATCTCTTCTCCCAATCGATCATCGCCATCGACGGCAGCAAATTCAAAGCCGTCAACAACCGCGACCGTAACTTCACCCAGGGCAAAGTGAAGGCGCGCATGCAACAGATCGAGCAGAGCATTGATCGCTATCTGGCGGCGATGGATTCGGCGGATCGGGCAACGCCAGAAGTGGCCGAGGCCAAAGCCGAGCGACTGAAAGAAAAAATCGAAACGCTGAAACAGCAGATGCAGAAACTCAAGGAAATTGAGGCGCAGCTGCACGACAGTCCAGACCAGCAGATCTCTCTTACCGATCCAGATGCACGCTCAATGGCCACGAGCGGCCGAGGCACCGGAACGGTTGGCTACAACGTACAAACAGCTGTCGACGACAAACACCATCTGATCGTTGCCCATGAGGTGACCAACGTTGGTAATGATCGTGGGCAACTGAGCAATATGGCGAACCAAGCGCGTGAAGAAATCGAGGCTGAAACGCTAACGGTGGTGGCCGACCGAGGCTATTACAAAGGTCTGGAAATCCTTGCTTGCGAGCAAGCCGGCATCACTACCTTCGTACCGAAACCCCTCACATCTGGCAGCAAAGCCGAAGGCAGATTCGGCAAGCAGGATTTCATCTATCTTATTGCGTCGGACGAGTATCGATGCCCTGCGGGGCAGTTACTAACCAGGCGGCATTCGTCGATGGAAGACGGCATGTTATTGCATTGTTACTACTTCTCGGGCTGCCAGTCCTGCTCAATGCAAAAGCAATGTACGACGGGTAAGGAGCGCCGTGTGAAGCGCTGGGAACATGAGGCGGTAATCGACGCGATGCAGGTTCGGCTAGAACATGACCCGGGGAAGATGAAGGTTCGCCGCCAGACTGTTGAGCATCCTTTTGGAACGCTCAAATATTGGATGGGAGCCACCCACTTCCTGACCAAAACACTTCCGCGGGTAAGTACCGAAATGAGTCTTCATGTACTCGCCTACAACCTCAAACGAATGATGAGCATCTTCGGCATAGTAGGACTGCTTGAGGCGATCAGGACGTAA
- a CDS encoding VOC family protein — translation MKLNHINLCSSDVTALSAFLNRFFDYEILQAGKAPAPAGSSKSEYEYAMLEGSDQSFIVITEILSPIQPAYPTNFHFGIIMDTALKVHEKHLEMSEAGFHPEEISNGFEVLGVQWTAFYCPIGDGMKIEVNHRTGPAAFRGSVTGH, via the coding sequence ATGAAACTCAACCATATTAATTTGTGCTCCAGCGATGTTACGGCTTTAAGCGCGTTTTTGAACCGATTCTTTGATTATGAAATCCTGCAGGCGGGCAAGGCACCTGCGCCAGCCGGATCGTCGAAGTCCGAATATGAGTACGCGATGCTCGAAGGTAGCGATCAGTCTTTTATTGTCATCACGGAAATATTGTCGCCAATTCAGCCAGCTTACCCTACAAACTTTCACTTCGGCATTATCATGGACACAGCCTTGAAGGTGCATGAAAAGCATCTTGAAATGAGCGAGGCAGGATTTCACCCAGAGGAAATCAGCAATGGTTTTGAAGTATTGGGTGTTCAATGGACAGCGTTCTATTGTCCGATAGGAGACGGGATGAAAATCGAAGTGAACCATCGGACAGGTCCGGCAGCCTTTCGCGGCAGCGTAACAGGGCATTGA